GAGCCGGGAACGGAGATCCGAGTTGTCATTCGTGACGATCGAAAGGCAGGACTCATCAAGAACCCGCCCTTTGAGCACCCAACTGTCGAACAATGAGCTTCGAGATACCAGAGGACTGCTACTACCTAGAAACACACGAATGGGCGCGTATTGACGAGCAAGCCGGAACCGCGCGCGTCGGAATCTCTGAATTCGCACAAGACGAACTCGGTGACATCGTGTTCGTCGAGCTACCGGAGCCGGACGAGGAAATCGATCAAGACGGCGAACTCGGCGTGGTGGAATCGATCAAAGCCGTCTCGGATCTGTATTCACCGCTGTCGGGAACCGTTGCTACGGTGAACGAAGCAGTGTTCGACGAACCCGAACGCCTCAACGACGATCCCTACGGCGATGGGTGGCTACTCGAACTCGATGAGATCGACGCGTCCGAAAGTGACGCGCTTCTCACTGCCGAGGAGTACGAACAGCAGATCGAGTAAGTCAGTTCCCGTTCTGCGTACGGTCAGTCATCGTCCGAAGCATCCGATCCCGTGATTCCGGCGTTTGCCGCCGTCGGCTTTGTATTCGGAGATGAATACTGAGGAGATCGGTCTGACCGTGACGGCCGTTCTTCGAAGCCAGGATCAAACAGCTGAAGCGCGGTGTTGATCGTCGACCAG
The sequence above is drawn from the Halocatena salina genome and encodes:
- the gcvH gene encoding glycine cleavage system protein GcvH, with translation MSFEIPEDCYYLETHEWARIDEQAGTARVGISEFAQDELGDIVFVELPEPDEEIDQDGELGVVESIKAVSDLYSPLSGTVATVNEAVFDEPERLNDDPYGDGWLLELDEIDASESDALLTAEEYEQQIE